One part of the Microlunatus elymi genome encodes these proteins:
- a CDS encoding VOC family protein, with product MPNITTNLWFDTQAEEAAQYYCRIFPNSKINNISHYPDGTPRAGSVLTVDFELDGTRFTALNGGPEFRFTEAVSFLIDCQDQAEVDHYWDALTADGGEESQCGWLKDRFGVSWQVVPRQLPELLSNPDQALVGRVTQAMFQMAKIDVAELERAAAQ from the coding sequence ATGCCGAACATCACCACCAACCTGTGGTTCGACACCCAGGCAGAGGAAGCCGCGCAGTACTACTGTCGGATCTTCCCGAATTCCAAGATCAACAACATCAGTCACTATCCCGACGGGACACCGCGGGCCGGCAGCGTCCTGACCGTCGACTTCGAGCTGGACGGCACCCGCTTCACCGCGCTGAACGGCGGACCGGAGTTCCGCTTCACCGAGGCTGTCTCGTTCCTGATCGACTGCCAGGACCAGGCCGAGGTCGATCACTACTGGGATGCGCTGACCGCCGACGGCGGCGAGGAAAGTCAGTGCGGCTGGCTGAAAGATCGTTTCGGCGTCTCTTGGCAGGTCGTTCCGCGGCAACTGCCCGAACTGCTGTCGAATCCGGATCAGGCGTTGGTCGGCCGGGTCACCCAGGCGATGTTTCAAATGGCCAAGATCGACGTCGCGGAGCTCGAGCGAGCCGCGGCGCAGTGA
- a CDS encoding DMT family transporter produces MQEQPAQEDAEQERPGARTAISPPWWRTASGALAMCFVGSSTAVSQLLVDAPLFTAQAVRYGIAAALLALVMRLRGQQIVRPAGREWLWLLGLAVSGLVVFNVALVRGARHAEPAVIAVAVAAVPILLGVLGPLLERRRPGARLLLAAAVVTAGAVLVVGVGRTDLIGIGWALVALICEAGFTLLAVPVLPRLGPAGVSLHSIWIATVLLAAIGVGAEGPAAVAALTRSEWIAIGYLAVFVTVIAFLLWYGCVQAIGADRAGLLTGVAPVAAALIGAVVLGEMPALGVWLGIAVVIAGLAIGLGPSARRRTGADAVTLSRTA; encoded by the coding sequence GTGCAGGAACAACCCGCCCAGGAAGACGCCGAGCAGGAGCGACCAGGGGCGAGGACGGCGATCAGTCCGCCCTGGTGGCGGACGGCGTCGGGCGCGCTCGCGATGTGTTTCGTCGGCAGCAGCACGGCCGTGTCCCAGTTGCTGGTGGACGCGCCGCTGTTCACGGCGCAGGCCGTCCGGTACGGCATCGCTGCGGCTCTGCTGGCGTTGGTGATGCGTTTGCGCGGACAGCAGATCGTCCGGCCGGCGGGCCGGGAATGGCTGTGGCTGCTGGGCTTGGCGGTGTCAGGCCTGGTCGTCTTCAACGTCGCACTGGTCCGCGGCGCCCGGCATGCCGAGCCGGCCGTGATCGCGGTTGCGGTGGCTGCGGTGCCGATCCTGCTCGGCGTGCTCGGCCCACTGCTGGAACGCCGGCGTCCGGGAGCCCGCTTGCTGCTGGCGGCCGCCGTGGTCACCGCGGGCGCGGTGCTGGTGGTCGGTGTCGGGCGTACCGATCTGATCGGCATCGGCTGGGCCCTGGTCGCTCTGATCTGCGAGGCGGGCTTCACGCTGCTGGCCGTGCCGGTGCTGCCCAGGCTCGGCCCGGCCGGCGTCTCCCTGCACAGCATCTGGATCGCGACCGTGCTGCTCGCCGCGATCGGCGTCGGCGCCGAAGGGCCGGCCGCGGTCGCCGCGCTGACGCGCAGCGAGTGGATCGCGATCGGCTACCTGGCGGTGTTCGTCACGGTGATCGCCTTCCTGCTCTGGTACGGCTGTGTGCAGGCGATCGGCGCCGACCGCGCCGGACTGCTGACCGGTGTCGCTCCCGTCGCCGCGGCCCTGATCGGAGCCGTTGTACTGGGTGAGATGCCGGCACTGGGTGTCTGGCTCGGGATCGCCGTGGTGATCGCCGGGCTGGCGATCGGGCTCGGCCCGTCCGCGCGTCGCCGTACGGGTGCGGACGCGGTCACGCTGAGCCGGACAGCGTAG
- the thrS gene encoding threonine--tRNA ligase, whose translation MASTKITVVADNATTEQVIDETTTGLDLFGTDRSIVAIKINGELRDLDRPVLDGVDGAEITVEPVSIESTDGLNVLRHSTAHVAAQAVQALYAEAKLGIGPPITDGFYYDFQVAEPFTPEDLKAIDKQMSMIIKERQRFVRREISDDEGRHELAAEPFKIELIGKKGAADDADGADDQGMGVEVGAGQLTIYDNVRRDGSVAWKDLCRGPHLPHTGYIPAYAITRSSAAYWLGDQNNQQLQRVYGTAWPSKSELKDYQHRMEEAAKRDHRKLGVELDLFSFPDELGSGLAVFHPKGGVLKREMEDYVRRRHLEEGFSYVGTPHLTKSGLFETSGHYPYYADTMFPPMEFEGSHYLVKPMNCPMHNLIYKSRGRSYRELPLRFFEFGSVYRYEKSGVVHGLTRVRGMTQDDSHSYVTPEQAPGEIKHLLGFILGLLRDFGLNDYYLELSTRDPQSDKFIGSDEQWATATEILEQVGRDSGLDLVPDPGGAAFYGPKISVQTRDAIGRTWQMSTIQYDFNQPARFGLEYQAADGSRQQPVMIHSAKFGSIERFIGVLTEHYAGAFPVWLAPVQAVGIPVAAEFDGYLVDVAARMRKADIRVEVDTSDDRMQKKIRNWTKQKVPYQLIAGGQDAEAGAVSFRYRDGSQKNGVPVDEAIAEITAAIADKRQV comes from the coding sequence GTGGCCTCGACCAAGATCACCGTCGTTGCGGACAATGCGACAACCGAGCAGGTGATCGACGAGACGACGACGGGCCTGGACCTCTTCGGCACCGACCGCAGCATCGTTGCGATCAAGATCAACGGCGAGCTCCGTGATCTTGATCGGCCGGTGCTGGACGGTGTCGACGGTGCCGAGATCACGGTCGAGCCGGTGTCGATCGAGAGCACCGACGGGTTGAACGTGTTGCGGCACTCGACTGCGCACGTCGCCGCCCAGGCCGTACAAGCCCTGTACGCAGAGGCGAAACTCGGCATCGGGCCGCCGATCACCGACGGCTTCTACTACGACTTCCAGGTGGCCGAGCCGTTCACCCCCGAGGATCTGAAGGCCATCGACAAGCAGATGTCGATGATCATCAAGGAACGGCAGCGGTTCGTCCGCCGCGAGATCAGCGACGACGAGGGCCGCCACGAGCTCGCGGCCGAGCCGTTCAAGATCGAGTTGATCGGCAAGAAGGGCGCCGCCGATGATGCCGACGGCGCGGATGATCAAGGAATGGGCGTCGAGGTCGGCGCCGGCCAGCTGACCATCTACGACAACGTACGCCGGGACGGATCCGTTGCCTGGAAGGATCTTTGCCGCGGTCCGCACCTCCCGCACACCGGCTACATCCCCGCGTACGCGATCACTCGCAGCTCGGCGGCGTACTGGCTCGGCGATCAGAACAACCAGCAGTTGCAGCGGGTCTACGGCACCGCCTGGCCGAGCAAGTCGGAGCTGAAGGACTACCAGCATCGGATGGAGGAGGCCGCCAAGCGCGACCACCGCAAGCTCGGCGTCGAGCTCGATCTGTTCAGCTTCCCCGACGAGCTCGGCTCCGGCCTGGCGGTGTTTCACCCCAAGGGCGGTGTGCTGAAGCGGGAGATGGAGGACTACGTCCGCCGTCGGCACCTGGAGGAGGGGTTCTCCTACGTCGGAACCCCACATCTGACCAAGTCAGGACTGTTCGAGACCTCGGGACACTATCCGTACTACGCGGACACGATGTTCCCGCCGATGGAGTTCGAGGGCAGCCACTACCTGGTCAAGCCGATGAACTGCCCGATGCACAACCTGATCTACAAGTCGCGGGGGCGGTCCTACCGCGAGCTGCCGCTGAGGTTCTTCGAGTTCGGCTCGGTCTACCGGTACGAGAAGTCCGGTGTGGTGCACGGGCTGACCCGGGTTCGCGGGATGACGCAGGACGACTCGCACTCCTACGTCACGCCGGAGCAGGCGCCGGGGGAGATCAAGCATCTGCTCGGCTTCATCCTCGGGCTGCTGCGTGACTTCGGGCTGAACGACTACTACCTGGAGCTGTCCACCCGGGATCCGCAGTCGGACAAGTTCATCGGCAGCGACGAGCAGTGGGCGACCGCGACCGAGATCCTGGAGCAGGTCGGCCGCGACTCCGGGCTGGACCTGGTGCCCGATCCGGGCGGGGCCGCCTTCTACGGGCCGAAGATCTCCGTGCAGACCCGGGACGCGATCGGCCGGACCTGGCAGATGTCGACGATTCAGTACGACTTCAACCAGCCGGCACGGTTCGGTCTGGAATACCAGGCGGCCGACGGGTCCCGGCAGCAGCCGGTGATGATCCACTCGGCCAAGTTCGGCTCGATCGAACGCTTCATCGGGGTGCTCACCGAGCACTACGCCGGCGCGTTCCCGGTCTGGCTGGCGCCGGTGCAGGCGGTCGGTATCCCGGTCGCGGCCGAGTTTGACGGCTATCTGGTCGACGTCGCTGCCAGGATGCGCAAGGCCGACATCCGGGTCGAGGTCGACACCAGCGACGACCGGATGCAGAAGAAGATTCGTAACTGGACCAAGCAGAAGGTGCCCTACCAGCTGATCGCCGGCGGTCAGGACGCCGAGGCCGGTGCCGTCTCCTTCCGCTACCGCGACGGCAGCCAGAAGAACGGAGTCCCGGTGGACGAGGCGATCGCCGAGATCACCGCCGCCATCGCCGACAAGCGTCAGGTCTGA
- a CDS encoding Uma2 family endonuclease — translation MGAVTTFPQGRAWTVADLEQFPENDGNRYELIDGVLVVSPSPAVRHQIVSAQLHLLLAANCPVDLRVLAAPTDVVLADDTVVVPDLIVARRSDFTSKILPVAPLLAVEILSPSNRLFELNIKHDRYRRAGVRSYWIVDPDRPSLTAWALNKDNYRQIAEVSGEQSFTAADPYEVTITPNALLD, via the coding sequence ATGGGAGCCGTGACCACCTTCCCGCAGGGACGAGCGTGGACCGTCGCCGACCTGGAACAGTTCCCGGAGAACGACGGGAATCGCTATGAGCTCATCGATGGAGTACTCGTCGTGAGCCCGTCGCCGGCGGTACGCCACCAGATCGTCAGTGCGCAGCTGCACCTGTTGCTGGCGGCCAACTGCCCGGTCGACCTCAGGGTGTTGGCGGCGCCCACCGACGTCGTCCTGGCCGACGACACCGTGGTCGTGCCGGACCTGATTGTCGCCCGCAGGTCGGACTTCACCTCGAAGATTCTGCCGGTCGCACCGCTGCTCGCCGTCGAGATCCTGTCTCCGAGCAACCGGCTCTTCGAGCTGAACATCAAGCATGACCGCTACCGCCGCGCCGGAGTCAGGTCCTACTGGATCGTCGATCCGGACCGGCCGTCGTTGACCGCGTGGGCGCTGAACAAGGATAACTATCGGCAGATCGCCGAGGTCAGCGGCGAGCAATCCTTCACCGCGGCCGATCCGTACGAAGTGACCATCACCCCGAACGCACTCCTGGACTGA
- a CDS encoding HIT family protein produces the protein MNDEITDRPDEFAGVPDPFERLWTPHRMVYIEGENKPPDGTADTCPFCRTPAGEDETGLIVHRDELAYVVLNLYPYSPGHLLICPYRHVADYTDLTDAERDAIGRLTADAMTVIRATSAPHGFNLGLNQGAVAGAGIAAHLHQHVVPRWAGDANFLPVIGHTKAIPQLLGDSWKLLYEVWQKHDQQPHGTEGNG, from the coding sequence ATGAATGACGAGATCACCGATCGGCCGGACGAGTTCGCCGGTGTGCCCGACCCGTTCGAACGGTTGTGGACGCCGCACCGGATGGTCTACATCGAGGGCGAGAACAAGCCGCCGGACGGCACCGCCGACACCTGCCCGTTCTGTCGTACGCCGGCCGGTGAGGACGAGACCGGACTGATCGTCCACCGCGACGAACTGGCCTACGTCGTGCTCAACCTCTACCCGTACTCGCCAGGTCATCTGCTGATCTGCCCCTATCGGCACGTTGCCGACTACACCGATCTCACTGACGCCGAACGGGACGCGATCGGCCGGTTGACCGCCGACGCGATGACCGTGATCCGCGCCACCAGCGCCCCGCACGGCTTCAACCTCGGCCTCAACCAGGGCGCTGTCGCCGGTGCCGGGATCGCCGCCCACCTGCATCAGCACGTGGTGCCGCGGTGGGCGGGAGACGCGAACTTCCTGCCGGTGATCGGCCACACCAAGGCGATCCCGCAACTCCTCGGCGACAGTTGGAAGCTGCTGTACGAGGTCTGGCAGAAACATGATCAGCAGCCGCACGGTACGGAGGGGAACGGCTGA
- the pgsA gene encoding phosphatidylinositol phosphate synthase has protein sequence MLERFRNAWTKVIAPIAAFFVRHNISPDVITIVGTLGVVAGAVICYPQGWLWQGTVIIFLFVFADMVDGQMARSTGRSSKWGAFLDSSLDRLGDGAVFGGITLYFVHGAAVHGRDVAFDLPTIWASITLCALVMGQLTSYVKARAESLGFRCGGGLAARADRLLIILMGAWLAGLGVPYVLEFAVTALAVMSTVTVFQRIFQVRNQAREQDPHGAGA, from the coding sequence ATGCTGGAACGGTTCCGCAACGCCTGGACCAAGGTGATCGCACCGATCGCAGCGTTCTTCGTCCGGCACAACATCTCGCCGGACGTGATCACCATCGTCGGCACGCTCGGCGTGGTCGCCGGTGCGGTGATCTGCTACCCGCAGGGCTGGCTGTGGCAGGGCACGGTGATCATCTTCCTGTTCGTCTTCGCCGACATGGTGGACGGCCAGATGGCCCGCAGCACCGGCCGGTCGAGCAAGTGGGGAGCGTTCCTGGACTCCAGCCTGGACCGGCTCGGCGACGGCGCGGTCTTCGGCGGGATCACGCTCTACTTCGTGCACGGTGCCGCGGTGCACGGCCGCGACGTCGCCTTCGACCTGCCCACCATCTGGGCCTCGATCACCCTGTGTGCGTTGGTGATGGGCCAGCTCACCTCGTACGTCAAGGCTCGGGCGGAGAGCCTCGGCTTCCGCTGCGGCGGTGGGTTGGCCGCCCGCGCCGACCGGTTGTTGATCATCCTGATGGGCGCCTGGCTGGCCGGTCTCGGTGTGCCGTACGTGTTGGAGTTCGCGGTCACCGCGTTGGCCGTGATGAGCACCGTGACGGTGTTCCAGCGGATCTTCCAGGTCCGCAATCAGGCCCGGGAGCAGGACCCGCATGGCGCCGGAGCATGA
- a CDS encoding phosphatidylinositol mannoside acyltransferase → MAPEHDRTTALTPAAVGLRLLYGLGWRIGPQLPKPVRQLIMEQGARVAVRRGGENLDHYRDNLRAVLGREPDDQLLRAGVASYLRNWIEVFSLPGWSTARIVGTVSTTGEAELRRALREEGAVVALPHSGNWDLAGAWACVTGMPVTTVVEQLEAPEYAAFKRFREQLGMEIISNHDPAALPRLMTAVRQHRVACLVADRDLLGSGLPVDWAGHRVTMPAGPAVVARRTGASLFPMVCRFTPDGLRLDIGRPIEHRPGRDGLIAMIQDEADYFAERIARTPQDWHLMQPFFTAGTGASGKDRGVPGEDDHGVEGRP, encoded by the coding sequence ATGGCGCCGGAGCATGACCGGACGACCGCACTGACGCCGGCTGCCGTCGGCCTGAGACTGCTGTACGGGTTGGGCTGGCGGATCGGACCGCAACTGCCGAAGCCGGTGCGGCAGTTGATCATGGAACAGGGCGCCCGGGTCGCGGTTCGTCGCGGCGGTGAGAACCTTGATCATTATCGGGACAACCTGCGCGCCGTACTCGGCCGGGAACCCGATGATCAACTTCTCCGGGCCGGCGTCGCCTCGTACCTGCGCAACTGGATCGAGGTGTTCTCGCTGCCGGGCTGGTCGACGGCCAGGATCGTCGGCACCGTGTCCACCACCGGCGAGGCCGAGTTGCGCCGGGCGTTGCGGGAGGAGGGCGCGGTGGTCGCGTTGCCGCACAGCGGCAACTGGGACCTGGCCGGTGCCTGGGCGTGCGTCACCGGCATGCCGGTGACCACCGTGGTGGAACAGCTCGAGGCTCCCGAGTACGCCGCCTTCAAGCGATTCCGCGAGCAGCTCGGGATGGAGATCATCTCCAACCATGATCCGGCCGCGTTGCCGCGGCTGATGACCGCCGTCCGGCAGCACCGGGTCGCCTGCCTGGTGGCCGATCGTGATCTGCTCGGCAGCGGCCTACCGGTCGACTGGGCAGGCCATCGGGTGACCATGCCCGCGGGTCCGGCAGTGGTGGCGCGCCGCACCGGCGCCTCGCTGTTTCCGATGGTGTGTCGATTCACTCCTGACGGGCTGCGGCTGGACATCGGCCGGCCGATCGAGCACCGACCCGGCCGCGACGGACTGATCGCGATGATCCAGGACGAGGCCGACTACTTCGCCGAACGGATCGCCCGTACGCCGCAGGACTGGCATCTGATGCAGCCGTTCTTCACCGCCGGGACCGGGGCGTCGGGTAAAGATCGTGGGGTTCCGGGAGAAGATGATCATGGTGTCGAGGGGAGACCATGA
- a CDS encoding glycosyltransferase family 4 protein, with protein MTELLRPDQRADPTRDGALGVGLVCPYSLSTPGGVQSHVLGLAGYLTSIGDRVQILAPGELDPLRARQYGLERDQFTSVGPALPVPYNGSVARITFGPITAARVRRWLDTHRLDLLHIHEPLAPSVSMISLMSAAVPVVATFHTATPRSLLMRLAGSCLRSAVDKIEAGIAVSDSARRVVVDHLGRHPQVIPNGIRSADFRRPDHDQQGPNVDHHDAVDLSDVDHGGVDHDGIDHGGVAALRRSGDQPRLVFLGRLDEPRKGLEVLLQALPMIKQRHPELEVVIAGQGRLSRIVRRLPPGCVALGEVDDAARSALLRSADLFIAPHLNRESFGIVLIEAISAGASVIASDLPAFTDLLTDGHDELGFMFPAGDAAALAATVDRALAADRRRMNRRAQSFVDRYDWSRVGPAIRQVYAQLLPS; from the coding sequence ATGACCGAGCTGTTGCGGCCGGACCAACGCGCAGATCCGACCCGGGACGGGGCGCTGGGCGTCGGGCTGGTCTGCCCGTATTCGCTGAGCACGCCAGGCGGTGTGCAGAGTCACGTGCTCGGGCTGGCCGGCTACCTGACGTCGATCGGCGACCGAGTGCAGATCCTCGCCCCCGGAGAACTCGATCCGCTCCGCGCACGGCAGTACGGTCTGGAACGCGACCAGTTCACCTCGGTCGGCCCGGCGCTGCCGGTCCCGTACAACGGATCGGTGGCCCGGATCACCTTCGGCCCGATCACAGCCGCCAGGGTCCGGCGCTGGCTGGACACGCATCGGCTGGATCTGCTGCACATCCACGAACCGCTGGCGCCGAGCGTTTCCATGATCAGCTTGATGTCGGCCGCTGTTCCGGTGGTCGCGACCTTTCACACGGCCACCCCGCGGTCGCTGCTGATGCGGCTGGCCGGCAGCTGCCTGCGTTCGGCGGTGGACAAGATCGAGGCCGGCATCGCGGTGTCGGATTCGGCCCGCCGGGTGGTCGTCGATCATCTCGGGCGTCACCCGCAGGTGATCCCGAACGGCATCCGGTCGGCTGATTTCCGGCGCCCCGACCATGATCAACAGGGACCGAACGTTGATCATCATGACGCTGTTGATCTCAGCGATGTTGATCATGGCGGCGTTGATCATGACGGTATCGATCATGGTGGGGTGGCGGCGCTGCGTCGGAGCGGCGACCAGCCACGGCTGGTCTTCCTCGGTCGGTTGGACGAGCCGCGCAAAGGGCTCGAGGTCCTGCTCCAGGCGCTGCCGATGATCAAGCAACGGCATCCCGAACTCGAGGTGGTGATCGCGGGCCAGGGTCGGCTGTCACGGATCGTACGCCGGTTGCCGCCCGGTTGCGTGGCCCTCGGCGAGGTGGACGACGCTGCCCGGTCGGCCCTGCTCCGCAGCGCCGACCTCTTCATCGCACCGCACCTGAACCGGGAGAGCTTCGGCATCGTACTGATCGAGGCGATCAGCGCCGGGGCCAGCGTGATCGCCTCCGACCTGCCGGCGTTCACCGACCTGCTCACCGACGGTCACGATGAACTCGGCTTCATGTTCCCCGCCGGAGATGCGGCGGCCCTTGCTGCCACCGTCGATCGCGCCCTGGCCGCCGATCGGCGCCGGATGAATCGTCGAGCCCAATCCTTCGTCGACCGCTACGACTGGTCCCGGGTCGGACCGGCCATCCGCCAGGTCTACGCCCAGTTGCTGCCCAGCTGA
- a CDS encoding DUF881 domain-containing protein, with product MSAGDTGSVRRTPDASMDLLKQIIEHPIDPDYAVVAARESDHGDRPSTGRRVAFGLAALLIGAMFAVAALQTTRSQPAIQHERNQLVGQIKNAQANRDRLKERADDLAADNARLRTAGLGDDSQDRALKSRLNDLEAATGAAPVSGPGVKITVDDAAGGTGQGRVLDVDLQVLVNGLWQAGAEAIAVNGLRVTNLTAIREAGQAITVNYRSLTAPYQVQAIGNSGTLQTRLLDSSAGAWWNALKQNQGMRYDISAAAELKLDGVPGLSVRIGRTR from the coding sequence TTGTCTGCTGGTGACACCGGCTCGGTGCGCCGGACGCCGGACGCCAGCATGGATCTGCTCAAACAGATCATCGAGCACCCGATCGACCCCGACTACGCGGTGGTCGCAGCTCGGGAATCGGATCACGGCGACCGCCCGAGCACCGGCCGCCGGGTGGCGTTCGGGTTGGCCGCGTTGCTGATCGGCGCGATGTTCGCGGTGGCGGCGTTGCAGACCACCCGCAGCCAACCGGCCATCCAGCACGAACGCAACCAGTTGGTCGGCCAGATCAAGAACGCCCAGGCCAACCGGGACCGGTTGAAGGAACGTGCTGATGATCTCGCGGCGGACAACGCGCGGTTGCGGACCGCCGGCCTCGGCGACGACAGCCAGGACCGCGCCCTGAAGAGCCGACTCAACGATCTCGAAGCAGCAACCGGAGCCGCCCCGGTGTCCGGACCGGGAGTCAAGATCACCGTCGACGACGCGGCCGGCGGAACCGGACAGGGCCGGGTGCTCGACGTCGATCTTCAGGTGCTGGTCAACGGACTCTGGCAGGCCGGTGCGGAGGCCATCGCCGTCAACGGACTGCGGGTCACCAACCTGACCGCGATCCGAGAGGCCGGCCAGGCGATCACCGTGAACTACCGCTCGTTGACCGCGCCGTACCAGGTGCAGGCGATCGGGAATTCCGGGACACTGCAGACCCGGCTGTTGGATAGCTCGGCCGGTGCGTGGTGGAATGCCCTGAAGCAAAATCAAGGCATGCGCTACGACATCAGCGCGGCCGCCGAGCTCAAACTCGACGGCGTACCCGGACTGAGCGTACGCATCGGAAGGACGCGATGA
- a CDS encoding small basic family protein — protein sequence MIPLLGLIAGIIVGLVLEPNVPTFLQPYLPIAIVAAMDALFGAFRAYLEGTFTDKVFVVSFISNVLIAAAIVFIGDQIGVGAQLSTGVVVVLGIRIFTNAAAIRRALFHA from the coding sequence ATGATCCCGCTTCTTGGCCTCATCGCCGGCATCATCGTCGGTCTGGTGCTGGAACCCAACGTGCCGACCTTTCTGCAGCCCTATCTGCCGATCGCCATCGTGGCGGCGATGGATGCGCTGTTCGGCGCCTTCCGTGCCTACCTGGAAGGGACGTTCACCGACAAGGTGTTCGTGGTCTCCTTCATCTCCAACGTGTTGATCGCCGCCGCGATCGTCTTCATCGGCGACCAGATCGGCGTCGGCGCCCAACTGTCCACCGGCGTGGTGGTCGTCCTCGGCATCCGCATCTTCACCAACGCCGCAGCCATCCGCCGGGCCTTGTTCCATGCCTGA
- a CDS encoding DUF881 domain-containing protein gives MPDPQREPEAETTTSEVPGAGESATASAAAGARPSPAAAARQRLRRLLTKPGRGQLIAGVLVFLVAVGAVTQVRTHATDKAYSNARQDDLVQILDGLNSESRRLQGEIEDLEQTRQSLRSGADRERVARSETERRVGELGILAGTVPAVGQGVRITVTDPDHKLSPELMLEGIEELRDAGAEAIEINDRVRVVASTSFGGGPGALRVDGVKIKTPVVLDVIGDSDSLATGASFRGGFADQVSGNAHGEVRISKQDKVLINSLHRARDNQYAHPASSPTGRR, from the coding sequence ATGCCTGATCCGCAGCGAGAGCCCGAGGCGGAGACGACCACGTCCGAGGTGCCCGGAGCGGGCGAATCAGCCACAGCCTCGGCAGCTGCTGGCGCGAGGCCGAGCCCCGCTGCGGCGGCCCGGCAGCGACTGCGGCGGCTGCTCACCAAACCCGGACGCGGCCAGTTGATCGCCGGAGTGCTGGTGTTCCTGGTCGCCGTCGGCGCGGTCACCCAGGTCCGCACGCACGCCACCGACAAGGCGTACAGCAATGCCCGGCAGGACGATCTGGTGCAGATCCTGGACGGTCTGAACAGCGAGTCCCGCCGGCTGCAGGGCGAGATCGAGGACCTGGAGCAGACCCGGCAGAGTCTGCGTTCGGGGGCCGACCGGGAGCGGGTTGCCCGCAGCGAGACCGAGCGCCGAGTTGGCGAACTCGGCATCCTGGCCGGTACGGTGCCCGCCGTCGGTCAGGGCGTACGGATCACCGTCACCGATCCCGATCACAAACTCAGCCCGGAGCTGATGTTGGAGGGGATCGAGGAGTTGCGCGACGCCGGTGCCGAGGCGATCGAGATCAACGATCGGGTCCGGGTGGTGGCCTCGACCTCGTTCGGCGGCGGGCCCGGAGCGTTGCGGGTGGACGGAGTCAAGATCAAGACGCCGGTCGTGCTCGACGTCATCGGCGACTCGGACAGCCTGGCGACCGGGGCCAGTTTCCGCGGCGGATTCGCCGATCAGGTCAGCGGCAACGCCCACGGCGAGGTACGGATCAGCAAACAGGACAAGGTGTTGATCAACTCCTTGCACCGCGCCCGCGACAATCAGTACGCTCACCCCGCGTCCTCGCCCACCGGCCGGCGTTGA